A genomic window from Candidatus Bathyarchaeota archaeon includes:
- a CDS encoding Lrp/AsnC family transcriptional regulator, with amino-acid sequence MKRPKIDRIDIVIMKALLNDARTPYVDIAKECGISSNSIKFRIDRLKEEGVITGEITQINPKYLGYNYIAFIPIQACANKIQSVYDFLKNTPNLVNILPEIGTYNLTVVIALEHVEQINKTIAYIRTNPNVVNANALIAWDMGRVDHPKNLVIEEYEET; translated from the coding sequence GTGAAACGACCAAAGATTGACAGAATAGACATAGTCATTATGAAAGCGTTGTTAAACGATGCACGTACACCTTATGTTGATATTGCAAAAGAATGCGGCATATCCAGCAACAGCATCAAATTCAGAATTGACCGCCTTAAAGAAGAAGGAGTCATAACGGGAGAAATTACCCAAATTAACCCAAAATATTTAGGATACAACTACATCGCGTTTATACCCATACAAGCTTGTGCAAATAAAATTCAAAGTGTTTATGATTTTCTGAAAAACACTCCCAACCTTGTTAATATACTTCCAGAAATTGGTACCTATAATCTAACGGTTGTTATAGCTCTTGAACACGTTGAACAAATAAACAAAACAATAGCATACATTCGAACTAACCCAAATGTTGTAAACGCAAACGCCCTTATTGCCTGGGACATGGGAAGAGTAGACCACCCAAAAAACCTTGTAATCGAAGAATATGAGGAAACATAA
- a CDS encoding Lrp/AsnC family transcriptional regulator: MDETDLKIAQILTNNARMPFSQIAEELGISTKKVINRYKKMKDMLPHSTISLNLEKLGYIGQAIFRIKISYKHNLDEIFKKICNTQNVIVALKHYGPFELTAIVPFKDLDHLSQTHDELSKIEGIKEFHIQIKKAYNSWPLNMYSSLLTLKK, encoded by the coding sequence TTGGACGAAACCGACCTAAAAATTGCACAAATACTAACAAACAATGCTCGAATGCCATTTTCACAAATTGCTGAGGAACTCGGGATTTCCACTAAAAAAGTGATTAACAGATACAAAAAAATGAAAGATATGCTACCCCATTCAACCATAAGTTTGAACTTGGAAAAACTGGGATATATTGGTCAAGCAATATTTAGAATCAAAATTTCATATAAACATAATCTAGATGAAATTTTTAAAAAAATATGCAACACCCAAAACGTTATCGTAGCCTTGAAACATTACGGACCCTTTGAACTTACAGCAATAGTTCCTTTCAAAGACTTGGACCATCTATCCCAAACACATGATGAACTCAGCAAAATAGAAGGAATCAAAGAATTTCATATACAAATCAAAAAAGCATACAACAGCTGGCCCCTAAATATGTACTCAAGCCTTCTTACATTGAAAAAATAA
- a CDS encoding DUF4342 domain-containing protein, with translation MSYCIKCGTKLNEDDVFCSSCGSKVEKITSEEYSVDSDNLIERVKELLHEGNVTRIIIKNEKGEILLEIPATIGVIGIVIAPWLAALGTIAAIATKCKIVVEKRE, from the coding sequence ATGTCTTATTGTATAAAATGTGGAACAAAACTAAACGAAGATGACGTATTCTGTTCTTCTTGTGGAAGCAAAGTAGAAAAAATCACCAGTGAAGAATATTCAGTAGACTCAGACAATCTTATTGAACGCGTGAAAGAACTACTTCACGAGGGAAACGTCACCCGAATAATCATAAAAAACGAAAAAGGCGAAATACTCCTAGAAATTCCAGCAACCATCGGAGTCATCGGAATCGTAATCGCCCCATGGCTAGCAGCCCTAGGAACAATCGCAGCCATTGCAACAAAATGCAAAATAGTCGTGGAAAAAAGAGAATAA
- a CDS encoding DUF1508 domain-containing protein, giving the protein MKARYQVYKDVSGKYRFRLRGINNKIIVVSEAYENKSGVITGIKSIQKNCQSEIQDKTVETKNIPNPKYEIIVDTNFKFRFNLIAANGEIIGSSEGYNSKQGCKKGIEAVKKSCDADIEDLTTTKTEESIEKPEKQCEAIEQTGIAMMSPPNVVESGSTVTFEGWLINSQTGKGIQNSTIKILEHDRSFFGDSVLTSGVTDTDGYFSIQWKATQLDWWDDTVEIYAKFSGKGNCKPTRSANYQIQVQWYAKKKQ; this is encoded by the coding sequence TTGAAAGCGAGATACCAAGTCTACAAAGATGTTTCAGGAAAATATCGATTCAGACTTCGTGGCATTAACAACAAGATTATCGTTGTCAGTGAAGCATACGAAAACAAATCAGGAGTTATAACTGGAATTAAATCCATACAAAAGAATTGTCAGTCTGAAATACAAGACAAAACCGTTGAAACAAAAAATATTCCAAACCCGAAATACGAAATTATTGTTGACACCAACTTTAAGTTCCGATTTAATTTGATTGCAGCAAATGGAGAAATTATTGGCTCAAGCGAAGGATACAACAGCAAACAAGGCTGCAAAAAAGGAATTGAAGCTGTAAAGAAAAGTTGCGATGCTGACATAGAAGATTTAACAACCACCAAAACTGAGGAAAGTATAGAAAAACCTGAAAAACAATGCGAAGCAATCGAACAAACAGGCATTGCAATGATGTCTCCGCCCAATGTTGTTGAATCAGGTTCTACTGTTACTTTTGAAGGTTGGCTAATTAACAGTCAAACAGGCAAAGGAATACAAAACAGCACTATAAAAATTTTGGAACACGACAGATCATTTTTCGGGGACAGTGTCTTAACTTCGGGAGTAACAGATACAGATGGATATTTCAGTATTCAATGGAAAGCAACCCAACTAGATTGGTGGGATGACACAGTAGAAATTTATGCTAAATTCAGTGGAAAAGGAAACTGTAAACCTACAAGAAGTGCAAACTATCAAATTCAAGTTCAATGGTACGCAAAAAAGAAGCAGTAA
- a CDS encoding PQQ-binding-like beta-propeller repeat protein has translation MEKQTRKIKIHSVLLLAILTISSIAVFLSSAIAQETPTMQSYPFIGAVPNPVQVNQMLLFHVGISQQLSSTAMGWTDLSITIERPDGETDTITDIRTDSTGGTGVVYVPPVVGTYTAQLHFPDQEITSDRTTPGLPVGGIMLGSDSEVIEFVVQDDPINYYPGQPLPDEYWTRPVNGQLYEWSNILGDWVKPAGSYYMPPIAKYHAGNADFPETAHILWTKVYTQGGLGNAELGNVQYEMGDAYEYKFIGSVILSGVLYYNAYEARGTNPELEQQVVAVDIKTGEELWRKTLGNNERLAYGQSFHWDSYNYHGIFGYLWTATPDNSAGFAPLNVPQTLKAYDPQSGRWEYTIENVPPGETIYGPKGEMYRYTVNLRNGWMTLWNSSRTVSVSGSWRPQGNTYDAANGIEWNVTIPTDLPGSVAMTFFNDRIHGSQANSLFGWSQQDVTSWAIDVSPSNEGDLIFKKTFTMPEAGLTLVWCDAMLEDNRFIISAKENRRYYAFDLTTGDLVWTSEPEQYLAFYDKWYGPAYGYGKFFTGRVSGIVTCYDLETGNVDWTYNVADNLAEVTWSNNFPIEYHFLADGKICLSYGEHSPINPLPRGGPMVVLDVETGEKIWEISWVNNWWGGHTLIGDSTIVGLNGYDNRIYSIGKGPSEITVESPLMGLALGSSVTLRGRVTDISPGTQDYAISARFPNGVPVVADEDMTEWMEYVYMQFGRPANVNGVPVKIEIVDPNGEYAWIGTATTDVYGNYGYSFRPQVEGQYMIIATFEGSASYFGSTSTTYFTVDPAPTPAAPIEPEEPETPVAPIEPTQPEAPLITTEIAIIIAVAVVAVIGVAAYWMLKRK, from the coding sequence ATGGAAAAACAAACAAGAAAAATTAAAATACATTCTGTCTTGTTGCTTGCAATACTGACGATATCATCTATTGCTGTATTTTTATCCAGTGCGATTGCCCAAGAAACACCAACAATGCAGTCTTATCCATTTATTGGAGCTGTTCCAAATCCTGTACAAGTTAATCAAATGTTACTATTTCACGTGGGAATTTCACAACAACTTAGTTCCACAGCAATGGGTTGGACTGACTTAAGCATAACAATAGAAAGACCCGATGGTGAAACTGACACAATAACTGACATCCGAACTGACTCAACCGGAGGAACTGGAGTAGTATATGTACCTCCAGTTGTTGGAACTTACACTGCACAACTTCATTTTCCAGACCAAGAAATTACATCAGACAGAACCACTCCAGGACTGCCCGTTGGAGGAATTATGCTAGGCAGTGACAGCGAAGTAATAGAATTTGTTGTTCAAGACGACCCCATTAACTATTATCCTGGTCAACCACTTCCAGATGAATACTGGACACGACCAGTAAACGGACAACTTTACGAATGGTCAAACATCCTAGGTGATTGGGTAAAACCAGCTGGAAGTTACTACATGCCCCCCATTGCAAAATATCATGCTGGAAACGCAGACTTTCCTGAAACTGCTCACATCCTATGGACAAAAGTATATACTCAAGGTGGTCTGGGCAACGCTGAACTCGGAAATGTGCAATATGAAATGGGAGATGCTTACGAATACAAATTCATTGGATCCGTAATTCTTAGTGGAGTATTATACTATAACGCATATGAAGCTCGAGGAACAAACCCTGAACTAGAGCAACAAGTTGTTGCTGTTGACATTAAAACTGGTGAAGAACTCTGGAGAAAAACTTTGGGCAACAATGAAAGATTAGCCTATGGTCAATCCTTCCACTGGGACTCATACAACTATCACGGAATTTTCGGATACCTTTGGACTGCAACCCCCGATAACAGTGCTGGTTTTGCACCGCTAAACGTTCCTCAAACATTGAAAGCCTATGATCCACAATCAGGACGCTGGGAATACACCATAGAAAATGTGCCCCCAGGTGAGACAATTTACGGTCCAAAAGGCGAAATGTACAGATACACTGTAAACTTGAGGAATGGTTGGATGACTCTTTGGAATTCAAGTCGAACAGTTTCCGTGTCTGGAAGCTGGAGACCCCAAGGAAACACCTATGACGCAGCTAACGGAATTGAATGGAACGTAACAATACCCACAGACTTGCCTGGATCTGTTGCAATGACCTTCTTCAACGACAGAATACACGGAAGCCAAGCTAACAGCCTCTTTGGATGGTCACAACAAGATGTAACATCATGGGCCATTGACGTATCACCAAGTAATGAAGGAGACCTGATATTCAAAAAGACATTTACAATGCCTGAAGCCGGTCTAACTTTGGTTTGGTGTGACGCAATGCTAGAAGATAACCGATTCATCATATCTGCAAAAGAAAACCGAAGATATTATGCATTCGATTTAACTACCGGTGATTTGGTTTGGACAAGTGAACCAGAACAGTACCTAGCTTTCTACGACAAATGGTATGGTCCTGCATATGGTTATGGCAAATTCTTCACTGGTCGTGTAAGCGGAATTGTAACATGTTATGACCTTGAAACTGGTAATGTTGACTGGACATACAATGTTGCAGATAACTTGGCAGAAGTAACATGGAGTAACAACTTCCCGATCGAGTATCACTTCCTTGCGGACGGAAAAATATGTTTATCTTACGGTGAGCATTCGCCAATTAATCCTCTTCCACGAGGTGGACCTATGGTTGTCCTAGATGTTGAAACAGGCGAAAAAATCTGGGAAATCAGTTGGGTAAACAACTGGTGGGGTGGACACACTTTGATTGGTGACAGTACCATCGTAGGGTTAAACGGCTATGACAACAGAATATACAGTATCGGTAAAGGTCCATCTGAAATTACTGTTGAATCGCCTCTGATGGGTTTAGCTCTTGGTTCAAGTGTTACTTTACGCGGTAGAGTTACCGACATTTCACCTGGTACACAGGATTATGCAATTTCTGCACGATTCCCCAATGGCGTTCCAGTAGTAGCTGACGAAGACATGACTGAATGGATGGAATATGTTTACATGCAATTTGGTCGACCAGCTAACGTAAATGGGGTTCCAGTGAAAATCGAAATTGTTGACCCTAATGGTGAGTATGCCTGGATTGGAACTGCAACAACTGATGTTTACGGCAACTACGGTTATTCATTTAGGCCCCAAGTTGAAGGACAATACATGATTATAGCCACTTTCGAAGGCTCCGCTTCATACTTCGGCTCAACGTCAACAACATACTTCACTGTAGATCCAGCTCCTACACCTGCTGCACCTATTGAACCTGAAGAACCTGAAACCCCTGTAGCACCTATTGAACCAACCCAACCAGAAGCACCATTGATCACCACTGAAATTGCAATCATCATAGCAGTTGCCGTTGTCGCAGTAATCGGCGTAGCCGCATACTGGATGCTAAAACGCAAATAA
- a CDS encoding AAA family ATPase: MKLVSSARNEKGKIKVTLDKERPMSKCPLYDKYEIQRYDLHPGYSFAHMDEMIPKGTPYYIDSGNKFVERIVRALYYFKQCSLIGPSGTGKTHIVYLVAELCGLPVYEVNCGLNTSSYDLIGRFIGLGKENWIDGLVTRWLRSGGIMYLDEANMMKQDVATRLNPVLDTRGHLVLNEKDNECVHRHPYGYLILSMNPHSSEFSGTKPLNAAMRRRMAVWINFDYTSVGEQISPNEVDMLIKRTKLSEDVGYKIIQVGAELRRQYKAGDLPYGPSLGDLINWATLVYDGNTPNVAAEETIIALTSDNIEVQDDVRRIVESVFPPPQ, translated from the coding sequence ATGAAATTAGTTTCTTCTGCCCGTAACGAAAAAGGTAAAATCAAAGTAACCCTTGACAAAGAACGCCCAATGTCCAAATGCCCTCTTTACGACAAGTATGAAATCCAGAGATATGACCTTCACCCGGGGTACAGTTTTGCACACATGGATGAAATGATTCCAAAAGGCACACCATATTACATTGACAGCGGAAACAAGTTCGTGGAACGCATCGTCCGCGCTTTATATTATTTCAAGCAATGTTCATTGATTGGTCCTTCAGGAACAGGAAAAACCCACATTGTATACCTAGTTGCGGAGTTGTGTGGTTTGCCAGTTTATGAAGTCAACTGTGGTCTAAACACATCTTCGTATGACTTGATTGGGCGTTTTATTGGTTTAGGTAAAGAAAACTGGATTGATGGTTTGGTTACCCGTTGGTTGCGCAGTGGTGGAATTATGTATCTTGACGAAGCAAACATGATGAAACAAGACGTCGCTACTAGGTTGAATCCTGTTTTGGACACACGTGGCCACTTGGTTTTGAACGAGAAAGACAACGAGTGTGTGCATCGGCATCCCTATGGTTATTTGATTTTGAGCATGAACCCCCACTCGTCAGAGTTCTCTGGCACTAAGCCGTTGAACGCGGCCATGAGGCGCCGCATGGCAGTGTGGATTAACTTTGATTATACTAGTGTTGGGGAGCAAATTTCCCCTAACGAAGTAGATATGCTAATAAAACGTACAAAACTCAGTGAGGATGTGGGTTACAAGATTATTCAGGTTGGTGCCGAGTTACGCCGGCAATACAAGGCAGGTGATTTGCCTTATGGTCCATCTCTTGGTGACTTGATCAACTGGGCAACTTTGGTTTATGATGGCAATACCCCTAACGTTGCAGCTGAAGAAACCATTATTGCACTAACAAGTGACAACATCGAAGTTCAAGACGATGTTAGAAGAATTGTGGAGTCTGTGTTTCCTCCTCCTCAGTAA
- a CDS encoding ATP-dependent DNA helicase yields the protein MPRIYVCRKCHNKYTSEEFDQNRFCLDCGTFLSPRVVSSQDVPKRTCITPAVAVQTKDSGDPWLPIGYEVRKGQVEFVKEATKALENNEVFIGSAPCGIGKSLASLLSILPMLGDNKLLISFRTRSQLHIFLKELRGLKKAPLTVSFFSKQDMCPLTQKRAGTYFDFLEECKRLKENCETSTKPFCKYYWKTLMRRREAERLAMDCARKIVDPQTASFKLAKEGFCAYEALKMILSKVQIFLGTYHYTFNSPVRKSLLQSWGVDLSDVYLIVDEAHNIPDFSRDLLSDRITQFTIENALKETENFEHDASGDVQDFLNVLDDDVFRYIQKDLGTSNLKLLDHQDLAKKFQEWSGTSSEKAAEIFHEYGEYVKQVRQEQGYDRVFSYTHRVGDFVENFFQKTGEKYVHMIQKEWGDRIYLGVKSLDGREVTDPVLREAKGSIVMSGFLSPPKVYRDLILYSKKGVHLKEFDSPFPAENRLILAASDVSSRYEQRTDSMLKKCADYIETISLANQGNMAVFFTSYYLMNSILSQTDLGRTVIVEERKTRQKEVMDKLNSSRNNVLFGVMGGKFSEGMDYPNNLLTCVVTVGLPYATWSVYQKALIDYFDYQFPGNGRAYAYLTPAIFRLVQACGRAHRSAEDKGCIIMLDERVNHYNIKQLLPSYYQKEMKTVANPMECAENVTRFWNKHNNYC from the coding sequence TTGCCCAGAATTTACGTTTGCAGAAAATGCCACAATAAATACACAAGTGAAGAATTTGACCAAAACCGCTTCTGTCTAGATTGCGGAACCTTTCTGAGTCCTAGGGTTGTTTCTTCTCAAGATGTTCCTAAACGAACTTGTATAACTCCAGCCGTGGCAGTGCAAACCAAAGATTCTGGTGACCCTTGGCTTCCAATAGGGTATGAAGTCCGCAAAGGACAAGTCGAATTTGTAAAAGAAGCAACCAAAGCCTTGGAGAATAACGAAGTTTTCATTGGCAGTGCACCCTGTGGAATCGGAAAATCTTTGGCTTCCCTTCTTAGCATTTTGCCTATGCTTGGGGATAACAAGTTGCTGATTAGTTTTAGAACGCGAAGTCAACTGCACATTTTTCTTAAAGAACTTCGGGGGCTAAAAAAAGCTCCCTTAACTGTATCTTTTTTCAGCAAACAAGATATGTGTCCCTTAACTCAAAAACGGGCTGGAACTTATTTTGATTTTTTGGAAGAGTGCAAACGCCTTAAAGAAAACTGTGAAACGTCAACTAAACCTTTCTGTAAATATTACTGGAAAACCCTGATGAGACGGCGCGAAGCAGAGCGCCTAGCCATGGATTGTGCACGGAAAATTGTTGACCCTCAAACTGCTAGTTTCAAACTGGCCAAAGAAGGGTTTTGCGCTTACGAAGCTCTGAAAATGATTTTGAGCAAAGTCCAGATTTTTCTTGGAACTTATCATTATACTTTCAATTCTCCTGTTCGTAAATCGTTGCTGCAAAGTTGGGGGGTAGATCTTTCTGACGTTTATTTGATTGTGGATGAAGCCCACAATATTCCTGATTTTTCTCGAGATTTATTGTCTGACCGAATTACCCAGTTTACGATAGAAAATGCCCTTAAAGAAACAGAAAATTTTGAACATGACGCCTCAGGTGACGTTCAAGACTTTCTTAACGTACTGGATGATGACGTCTTTAGGTACATCCAAAAAGATTTGGGAACTTCGAACCTCAAGCTCCTTGATCACCAAGATCTTGCGAAAAAATTCCAAGAATGGAGTGGAACCTCTAGCGAAAAAGCTGCAGAAATTTTTCATGAATACGGAGAATATGTAAAACAGGTACGACAAGAACAAGGATATGACCGAGTTTTCAGTTATACTCATCGTGTGGGAGATTTTGTAGAGAATTTCTTCCAGAAAACTGGAGAAAAATATGTTCATATGATCCAAAAAGAATGGGGTGACAGGATCTACCTTGGAGTAAAAAGTTTAGATGGCAGAGAAGTCACTGATCCCGTTTTGCGGGAAGCAAAAGGTAGCATTGTAATGAGTGGGTTTTTGTCTCCGCCAAAAGTTTACCGGGACTTGATTCTTTACAGTAAAAAAGGTGTGCACCTGAAAGAGTTTGATTCCCCTTTTCCTGCCGAGAATCGGCTTATTCTAGCAGCAAGTGATGTTTCCTCACGGTATGAACAAAGAACTGATAGTATGCTCAAAAAATGTGCAGATTATATTGAAACGATTTCTTTGGCTAATCAGGGAAACATGGCAGTATTTTTTACCAGTTACTATTTGATGAATTCGATTCTTTCCCAAACAGATTTGGGCCGAACAGTAATTGTGGAAGAGCGTAAAACTCGGCAAAAAGAAGTAATGGACAAACTTAACAGTTCACGAAACAACGTTTTGTTCGGAGTTATGGGGGGAAAATTCAGTGAAGGAATGGATTACCCAAACAACCTGTTAACCTGTGTGGTAACCGTGGGATTGCCTTATGCAACATGGAGTGTTTATCAAAAGGCTTTGATAGATTACTTTGATTACCAGTTCCCTGGAAATGGACGTGCTTACGCATATTTGACTCCTGCAATTTTTCGTTTAGTTCAAGCCTGTGGACGGGCTCACCGTTCAGCAGAAGACAAAGGATGCATCATAATGTTGGATGAACGGGTGAACCACTATAACATTAAGCAGTTGCTTCCTAGTTATTATCAAAAAGAAATGAAAACAGTAGCTAATCCGATGGAATGTGCAGAAAACGTAACTAGGTTTTGGAACAAACATAATAACTATTGCTAG